In a genomic window of Magnolia sinica isolate HGM2019 chromosome 14, MsV1, whole genome shotgun sequence:
- the LOC131224850 gene encoding two-component response regulator ARR2-like isoform X1 encodes MDNGGGAAVSTGSSAGSRRVGDGVSDQFPAGLRVLVVDDDPTCLRILEKMLRTCLYEVTTCSRAVDALFMLRERKGGFDLVLSDVYMPDMDGFKLLEYIGLEMDLPVIMMSADDGKDVVMKGVTHGACDYLIKPVRMEAIKNIWQHVVRKRRNEMKELEHSGSVEDSDRHRKPSDDADYASSANEGNWRHPKRRKDVKDEDDEGEEREDSSTLKKPRVVWSVELHQQFVAAVKQLGIDKAVPKKILELMSVPGLTRENVASHLQKYRLYLRRLSGVSQHQGGISPPFLGASEAAFGSNNSLDGLDLQALAASGQLSPHNLVALQAGLGRTAVNASMGMPLVDQMSFFNSEMQTANSSKIRYGPGQQLSNKQANVLHGLPTTMEQKPMAHLHLPIQSFGNIGLQANEKSSGFLGLPTSQVRAGSSSHPETIHGHPGSSLLMQTQQRPQVPISQNHSQMHVGMSQQPRLNGQLVNEIAGGHASGLPSSVGQQILSNETVGRVLVRNGSVLNGRGSSSYAAVSQASCIDFPISNGMELPGNGFPLLSTAGLSSFTSTGVFQESVPATGNLEGLDTTTNLKRSRSLVPSYDLFNEFHQSKSQDWELQNMGHAYEGTQHMGSLQGNPDFSPSVLGRQGFVSTQKNEQNNNMGIGCKEMVSLRGDDDRRNLGTMAQSHNNILVDNSFKIKAENVIVTEHFAQDDIMDALFKQQQGGVGAIDTEFNFNGYSMDNIPD; translated from the exons ATGGATAACGGAGGAGGAGCGGCGGTGTCGACGGGGAGCTCAGCTGGGAGTCGTAGGGTTGGGGATGGGGTCTCTGATCAGTTCCCGGCCGGTCTTCGGGTCCTGGTCGTTGATGATGATCCGACATGTCTCAGGATCTTGGAGAAGATGCTCCGGACTTGTCTTTATGAAG TTACAACGTGTTCGCGGGCAGTTGATGCATTGTTTATGCTTCGAGAGAGAAAAGGCGGATTTGATCTAGTTTTAAGCGACGTATACATGCCGGACATGGACGGATTTAAGCTCCTCGAGTACATTGGTCTGGAGATGGATTTGCCTGTCATCA TGATGTCAGCAGATGATGGGAAGGATGTCGTCATGAAAGGTGTTACACATGGTGCTTGTGATTACCTTATAAAGCCGGTCCGAATGGAGGCAATAAAGAACATATGGCAGCATGTGGTTAGGAAGAGGAGGAATGAGATGAAGGAACTAGAACACTCAGGCAGTGTGGAAGATAGTGACAGACATAGGAAACCATCAGACGATGCCGATTACGCATCATCAGCAAATGAAGGGAATTGGAGACATCCAAAAAGAAGAAAGGATGTGAAGGATGAGGATGATGAAGGTGAAGAACGGGAGGATTCTTCCACGCTGAAGAAACCACGGGTGGTGTGGTCAGTTGAGCTCCATCAACAGTTTGTTGCTGCAGTGAAACAATTAGGCATTGATA AGGCTGTCCCTAAGAAGATCCTGGAGTTGATGAGTGTTCCAGGGCTCACTAGAGAAAATGTTGCCAGTCATCTGCAG AAATACCGCCTGTATCTCAGAAGGCTTAGCGGAGTATCACAGCATCAGGGTGGAATTAGTCCACCCTTTTTGGGTGCTTCAGAAGCAGCGTTCGGGTCAAACAATTCCCTTGATGGGCTTGATCTCCAAGCTCTCGCTGCCTCAGGTCAACTTTCCCCGCACAATCTGGTGGCACTACAGGCAGGACTTGGGAGAACAGCTGTAAATGCCAGCATGGGCATGCCCCTTGTCGATCAAATGAGCTTTTTTAATTCTGAAATGCAGACTGCAAACTCTTCAAAAATAAGGTATGGACCTGGACAACAACTGAGCAATAAACAAGCAAATGTACTTCACGGACTCCCAACTACCATGGAGCAAAAGCCGATGGCACATTTGCATCTGCCCATCCAGTCATTTGGAAACATTGGTCTCCAAGCCAATGAGAAGTCCTCAGGTTTCCTAGGGTTACCAACTTCTCAAGTAAGAGCAGGTTCGTCATCTCATCCAGAGACCATTCATGGCCACCCAGGCAGTTCTTTATTGATGCAGACTCAACAAAGACCCCAAGTTCCAATCTCTCAGAACCATAGCCAAATGCATGTGGGTATGTCACAGCAGCCACGATTGAATGGGCAGTTGGTGAATGAGATTGCAGGTGGGCATGCTTCTGGGCTTCCATCATCTGTCGGGCAGCAAATTCTTTCCAATGAGACTGTAGGTAGGGTCTTGGTAAGAAATGGAAGTGTCTTGAATGGTAGAGGCTCGTCGTCATATGCTGCAGTTTCCCAAGCTTCATGCATTGATTTTCccatcagcaatggaatggaattGCCTGGAAATGGTTTTCCACTTTTGAGTACAGCAGGCTTATCTAGTTTCACATCAACGGGGGTGTTTCAAGAATCTGTTCCAGCAACAGGAAACTTGGAAGGATTGGATACAACTACCAACCTGAAAAGATCGAGGAGCCTTGTTCCGAGTTATGATCTCTTTAATGAATTTCACCAGAGCAAAAGCCAAGACTGGGAACTGCAGAATATGGGTCATGCTTATGAAGGGACCCAACACATGGGCTCATTACAAGGCAATCCTGATTTCAGTCCATCAGTTTTGGGTCGTCAAGGTTTTGTATCTACCCAGAAAAATGAGCAGAATAATAACATGGGCATTGGCTGCAAAGAGATGGTCTCGCTTAGAGGAGATGATGACCGCAGGAACTTGGGGACCATGGCTCAATCCCATAACAATATTCTGGTTGACAATTCTTTCAAAATAAAGGCTGAGAATGTGATAGTGACTGAACACTTTGCTCAAGATGATATCATGGATGCACTTTTCAAACAG CAGCAAGGAGGGGTCGGTGCCATCGACACAGAGTTTAACTTCAATGGATATTCCATGGATAACATTCCAGATTAG
- the LOC131224873 gene encoding COBRA-like protein 7 yields the protein MSFNLLPIFLLFSSIFIPSAISQAPAPAADSCNGIFLTYTFSQRTRIHPFLPDPDLQPYAFQSTATILNAGADDLKSWKLFVGFQHDEILVSANPAVLSDGSSFPASVGNGTSFSGFPNTDLKTAIETAGDLSQIQVQIQLVGTQFGVRSPAIPMPLNISLANDGYKCPSPRVEGVSSMFVCCTKDANFKVNITEEEFLPRLDGDLTIAYDVLQSYESNYLAQVTISNHNPLGRLDNWNLEWEWMRGEFINSMRGAYTTSVDPTDCIYGVQGTFYQALDFSKVMNCQKSPTILDLPLTKANDSAVGLIPFCCRNGTILPRSMDPSKSTSAFQLQVYKMPPDLNRTVLYAPQNWKISGTLNPDYQCGPPVRVSPTQFPDTSGLESTTSAIASWQVVCNITQPKGSSPRCCVSFSAFYNESVIPCQTCACGCPSNVSPACSSTAPALLLPSEALLVPFANRTVKALAWADLKHFTVPRPLPCGDNCGVSINWHIATDYNRGWSARITLFNWEDTSFADWFTAVQLDKAVAGYENMFSFNGSRLSDVNNTIFMQGNPGLNYLVAETDGANPSQDPRVPGKQQTVISFTKKSTPGIDVAGGDGFPSKVFFNGEECSLPSVLPTSWAYRAGINSFLWAILLALVVLVLEQ from the exons ATGTCTTTCAATCTCCTCCCAATATTCCTCCTCTTCTCCTCCATCTTCATCCCTTCTGCCATCTCCCAAGCGCCGGCCCCGGCCGCAGACTCCTGCAATGGCATCTTCCTAACCTACACTTTCAGTCAGCGTACCCGCATCCACCCTTTCCTCCCGGACCCCGACCTCCAACCCTACGCCTTCCAGTCAACCGCCACCATTCTCAATGCTGGCGCCGACGACCTCAAGTCCTGGAAACTCTTCGTTGGGTTCCAGCACGATGAGATCCTCGTCTCCGCCAATCCGGCTGTTCTGTCTGATGGGTCATCCTTCCCAGCGAGTGTCGGCAACGGGACATCATTCTCAGGATTCCCCAACACGGATCTCAAGACGGCAATTGAGACTGCCGGTGACCTCAGCCAGATCCAGGTCCAAATTCAATTGGTCGGGACCCAGTTCGGCGTTCGGTCGCCTGCTATCCCAATGCCATTGAACATTAGCCTGGCCAATGACGGGTACAAATGTCCTTCTCCCAGAGTCGAAG GAGTGAGTTCCATGTTTGTTTGTTGCACGAAAGATGCCAACTTCAAAGTAAACATCACTGAAGAAGAGTTTCTACCCCGTCTAGATGGCGACCTTACAATAGCTTATGACGTGCTTCAATCATATGAATCTAATTACTTGGCTCAGGTCACAATTTCTAATCACAACCCACTCGGCCGTCTGGATAATTGGAATCTGGAATGGGAATGGATGAGGGGGGAATTCATCAACAGCATGAGGGGTGCTTATACAACATCTGTGGATCCGACAGACTGCATCTACGGCGTGCAAGGCACATTCTACCAGGCGTTAGATTTCAGCAAGGTCATGAATTGCCAGAAATCTCCAACAATCTTGGACCTTCCCTTAACCAAGGCCAATGACTCTGCCGTTGGTTTGATACCGTTCTGTTGCAGGAATGGGACTATCCTGCCACGTTCCATGGATCCGAGCAAATCCACATCAGCATTCCAGCTCCAAGTCTATAAAATGCCCCCAGATCTCAACCGTACAGTGCTTTACGCACCACAGAACTGGAAGATCAGTGGGACGCTCAACCCGGACTACCAATGCGGGCCTCCGGTGCGTGTTAGCCCGACTCAGTTTCCTGACACAAGTGGATTAGAGTCAACGACATCTGCAATTGCTAGCTGGCAAGTAGTTTGCAACATTACACAGCCAAAGGGATCAAGTCCACGTTGTTGCGTCTCGTTCTCTGCATTCTACAACGAATCTGTCATTCCCTGTCAAACTTGCGCTTGTGGGTGTCCGTCGAATGTCAGTCCTGCTTGTAGCTCTACGGCACCCGCTCTTCTCCTCCCATCGGAGGCTCTTCTTGTACCTTTTGCCAATAGAACAGTAAAAGCTCTTGCTTGGGCCGACCTCAAGCACTTCACTGTGCCACGCCCATTGCCCTGCGGTGACAACTGTGGTGTCAGCATCAATTGGCACATTGCTACAGACTATAACCGTGGTTGGAGTGCGAGAATCACACTCTTCAATTGGGAGGACACCAGCTTTGCTGATTGGTTTACTGCAGTCCAGTTGGACAAGGCAGTCGCGGGCTACGAAAACATGTTCTCCTTCAATGGAAGCAGATTGTCTGATGTGAACAACACCATATTCATGCAAGGGAACCCGGGTTTGAACTACTTGGTAGCGGAGACAGATGGGGCCAACCCCTCGCAGGATCCTCGAGTGCCCGGGAAACAGCAGACGGTGATTTCATTTACGAAGAAGTCAACTCCTGGGATTGATGTGGCTGGAGGAGACGGGTTTCCAAGTAAGGTGTTTTTCAATGGGGAGGAGTGTTCGCTTCCGTCTGTACTTCCTACCTCGTGGGCCTACAGGGCTGGTATCAATAGCTTCCTTTGGGCCATTCTTTTAGCCCTGGTGGTTCTTGTGTTGGAGCAATAG
- the LOC131224850 gene encoding two-component response regulator ARR2-like isoform X3: protein MLRERKGGFDLVLSDVYMPDMDGFKLLEYIGLEMDLPVIMMSADDGKDVVMKGVTHGACDYLIKPVRMEAIKNIWQHVVRKRRNEMKELEHSGSVEDSDRHRKPSDDADYASSANEGNWRHPKRRKDVKDEDDEGEEREDSSTLKKPRVVWSVELHQQFVAAVKQLGIDKAVPKKILELMSVPGLTRENVASHLQKYRLYLRRLSGVSQHQGGISPPFLGASEAAFGSNNSLDGLDLQALAASGQLSPHNLVALQAGLGRTAVNASMGMPLVDQMSFFNSEMQTANSSKIRYGPGQQLSNKQANVLHGLPTTMEQKPMAHLHLPIQSFGNIGLQANEKSSGFLGLPTSQVRAGSSSHPETIHGHPGSSLLMQTQQRPQVPISQNHSQMHVGMSQQPRLNGQLVNEIAGGHASGLPSSVGQQILSNETVGRVLVRNGSVLNGRGSSSYAAVSQASCIDFPISNGMELPGNGFPLLSTAGLSSFTSTGVFQESVPATGNLEGLDTTTNLKRSRSLVPSYDLFNEFHQSKSQDWELQNMGHAYEGTQHMGSLQGNPDFSPSVLGRQGFVSTQKNEQNNNMGIGCKEMVSLRGDDDRRNLGTMAQSHNNILVDNSFKIKAENVIVTEHFAQDDIMDALFKQQQGGVGAIDTEFNFNGYSMDNIPD, encoded by the exons ATGCTTCGAGAGAGAAAAGGCGGATTTGATCTAGTTTTAAGCGACGTATACATGCCGGACATGGACGGATTTAAGCTCCTCGAGTACATTGGTCTGGAGATGGATTTGCCTGTCATCA TGATGTCAGCAGATGATGGGAAGGATGTCGTCATGAAAGGTGTTACACATGGTGCTTGTGATTACCTTATAAAGCCGGTCCGAATGGAGGCAATAAAGAACATATGGCAGCATGTGGTTAGGAAGAGGAGGAATGAGATGAAGGAACTAGAACACTCAGGCAGTGTGGAAGATAGTGACAGACATAGGAAACCATCAGACGATGCCGATTACGCATCATCAGCAAATGAAGGGAATTGGAGACATCCAAAAAGAAGAAAGGATGTGAAGGATGAGGATGATGAAGGTGAAGAACGGGAGGATTCTTCCACGCTGAAGAAACCACGGGTGGTGTGGTCAGTTGAGCTCCATCAACAGTTTGTTGCTGCAGTGAAACAATTAGGCATTGATA AGGCTGTCCCTAAGAAGATCCTGGAGTTGATGAGTGTTCCAGGGCTCACTAGAGAAAATGTTGCCAGTCATCTGCAG AAATACCGCCTGTATCTCAGAAGGCTTAGCGGAGTATCACAGCATCAGGGTGGAATTAGTCCACCCTTTTTGGGTGCTTCAGAAGCAGCGTTCGGGTCAAACAATTCCCTTGATGGGCTTGATCTCCAAGCTCTCGCTGCCTCAGGTCAACTTTCCCCGCACAATCTGGTGGCACTACAGGCAGGACTTGGGAGAACAGCTGTAAATGCCAGCATGGGCATGCCCCTTGTCGATCAAATGAGCTTTTTTAATTCTGAAATGCAGACTGCAAACTCTTCAAAAATAAGGTATGGACCTGGACAACAACTGAGCAATAAACAAGCAAATGTACTTCACGGACTCCCAACTACCATGGAGCAAAAGCCGATGGCACATTTGCATCTGCCCATCCAGTCATTTGGAAACATTGGTCTCCAAGCCAATGAGAAGTCCTCAGGTTTCCTAGGGTTACCAACTTCTCAAGTAAGAGCAGGTTCGTCATCTCATCCAGAGACCATTCATGGCCACCCAGGCAGTTCTTTATTGATGCAGACTCAACAAAGACCCCAAGTTCCAATCTCTCAGAACCATAGCCAAATGCATGTGGGTATGTCACAGCAGCCACGATTGAATGGGCAGTTGGTGAATGAGATTGCAGGTGGGCATGCTTCTGGGCTTCCATCATCTGTCGGGCAGCAAATTCTTTCCAATGAGACTGTAGGTAGGGTCTTGGTAAGAAATGGAAGTGTCTTGAATGGTAGAGGCTCGTCGTCATATGCTGCAGTTTCCCAAGCTTCATGCATTGATTTTCccatcagcaatggaatggaattGCCTGGAAATGGTTTTCCACTTTTGAGTACAGCAGGCTTATCTAGTTTCACATCAACGGGGGTGTTTCAAGAATCTGTTCCAGCAACAGGAAACTTGGAAGGATTGGATACAACTACCAACCTGAAAAGATCGAGGAGCCTTGTTCCGAGTTATGATCTCTTTAATGAATTTCACCAGAGCAAAAGCCAAGACTGGGAACTGCAGAATATGGGTCATGCTTATGAAGGGACCCAACACATGGGCTCATTACAAGGCAATCCTGATTTCAGTCCATCAGTTTTGGGTCGTCAAGGTTTTGTATCTACCCAGAAAAATGAGCAGAATAATAACATGGGCATTGGCTGCAAAGAGATGGTCTCGCTTAGAGGAGATGATGACCGCAGGAACTTGGGGACCATGGCTCAATCCCATAACAATATTCTGGTTGACAATTCTTTCAAAATAAAGGCTGAGAATGTGATAGTGACTGAACACTTTGCTCAAGATGATATCATGGATGCACTTTTCAAACAG CAGCAAGGAGGGGTCGGTGCCATCGACACAGAGTTTAACTTCAATGGATATTCCATGGATAACATTCCAGATTAG
- the LOC131224850 gene encoding two-component response regulator ARR2-like isoform X2: protein MDNGGGAAVSTGSSAGSRRVGDGVSDQFPAGLRVLVVDDDPTCLRILEKMLRTCLYEVTTCSRAVDALFMLRERKGGFDLVLSDVYMPDMDGFKLLEYIGLEMDLPVIMMSADDGKDVVMKGVTHGACDYLIKPVRMEAIKNIWQHVVRKRRNEMKELEHSGSVEDSDRHRKPSDDADYASSANEGNWRHPKRRKDVKDEDDEGEEREDSSTLKKPRVVWSVELHQQFVAAVKQLGIDKAVPKKILELMSVPGLTRENVASHLQKYRLYLRRLSGVSQHQGGISPPFLGASEAAFGSNNSLDGLDLQALAASGQLSPHNLVALQAGLGRTAVNASMGMPLVDQMSFFNSEMQTANSSKIRYGPGQQLSNKQANVLHGLPTTMEQKPMAHLHLPIQSFGNIGLQANEKSSGFLGLPTSQVRAGSSSHPETIHGHPGSSLLMQTQQRPQVPISQNHSQMHVGMSQQPRLNGQLVNEIAGGHASGLPSSVGQQILSNETVGRVLVRNGSVLNGRGSSSYAAVSQASCIDFPISNGMELPGNGFPLLSTAGLSSFTSTGVFQESVPATGNLEGLDTTTNLKRSRSLVPSYDLFNEFHQSKSQDWELQNMGHAYEGTQHMGSLQGNPDFSPSVLGRQGFVSTQKNEQNNNMGIGCKEMVSLRGDDDRRNLGTMAQSHNNILVDNSFKIKAENVIVTEHFAQDDIMDALFKQQGGVGAIDTEFNFNGYSMDNIPD, encoded by the exons ATGGATAACGGAGGAGGAGCGGCGGTGTCGACGGGGAGCTCAGCTGGGAGTCGTAGGGTTGGGGATGGGGTCTCTGATCAGTTCCCGGCCGGTCTTCGGGTCCTGGTCGTTGATGATGATCCGACATGTCTCAGGATCTTGGAGAAGATGCTCCGGACTTGTCTTTATGAAG TTACAACGTGTTCGCGGGCAGTTGATGCATTGTTTATGCTTCGAGAGAGAAAAGGCGGATTTGATCTAGTTTTAAGCGACGTATACATGCCGGACATGGACGGATTTAAGCTCCTCGAGTACATTGGTCTGGAGATGGATTTGCCTGTCATCA TGATGTCAGCAGATGATGGGAAGGATGTCGTCATGAAAGGTGTTACACATGGTGCTTGTGATTACCTTATAAAGCCGGTCCGAATGGAGGCAATAAAGAACATATGGCAGCATGTGGTTAGGAAGAGGAGGAATGAGATGAAGGAACTAGAACACTCAGGCAGTGTGGAAGATAGTGACAGACATAGGAAACCATCAGACGATGCCGATTACGCATCATCAGCAAATGAAGGGAATTGGAGACATCCAAAAAGAAGAAAGGATGTGAAGGATGAGGATGATGAAGGTGAAGAACGGGAGGATTCTTCCACGCTGAAGAAACCACGGGTGGTGTGGTCAGTTGAGCTCCATCAACAGTTTGTTGCTGCAGTGAAACAATTAGGCATTGATA AGGCTGTCCCTAAGAAGATCCTGGAGTTGATGAGTGTTCCAGGGCTCACTAGAGAAAATGTTGCCAGTCATCTGCAG AAATACCGCCTGTATCTCAGAAGGCTTAGCGGAGTATCACAGCATCAGGGTGGAATTAGTCCACCCTTTTTGGGTGCTTCAGAAGCAGCGTTCGGGTCAAACAATTCCCTTGATGGGCTTGATCTCCAAGCTCTCGCTGCCTCAGGTCAACTTTCCCCGCACAATCTGGTGGCACTACAGGCAGGACTTGGGAGAACAGCTGTAAATGCCAGCATGGGCATGCCCCTTGTCGATCAAATGAGCTTTTTTAATTCTGAAATGCAGACTGCAAACTCTTCAAAAATAAGGTATGGACCTGGACAACAACTGAGCAATAAACAAGCAAATGTACTTCACGGACTCCCAACTACCATGGAGCAAAAGCCGATGGCACATTTGCATCTGCCCATCCAGTCATTTGGAAACATTGGTCTCCAAGCCAATGAGAAGTCCTCAGGTTTCCTAGGGTTACCAACTTCTCAAGTAAGAGCAGGTTCGTCATCTCATCCAGAGACCATTCATGGCCACCCAGGCAGTTCTTTATTGATGCAGACTCAACAAAGACCCCAAGTTCCAATCTCTCAGAACCATAGCCAAATGCATGTGGGTATGTCACAGCAGCCACGATTGAATGGGCAGTTGGTGAATGAGATTGCAGGTGGGCATGCTTCTGGGCTTCCATCATCTGTCGGGCAGCAAATTCTTTCCAATGAGACTGTAGGTAGGGTCTTGGTAAGAAATGGAAGTGTCTTGAATGGTAGAGGCTCGTCGTCATATGCTGCAGTTTCCCAAGCTTCATGCATTGATTTTCccatcagcaatggaatggaattGCCTGGAAATGGTTTTCCACTTTTGAGTACAGCAGGCTTATCTAGTTTCACATCAACGGGGGTGTTTCAAGAATCTGTTCCAGCAACAGGAAACTTGGAAGGATTGGATACAACTACCAACCTGAAAAGATCGAGGAGCCTTGTTCCGAGTTATGATCTCTTTAATGAATTTCACCAGAGCAAAAGCCAAGACTGGGAACTGCAGAATATGGGTCATGCTTATGAAGGGACCCAACACATGGGCTCATTACAAGGCAATCCTGATTTCAGTCCATCAGTTTTGGGTCGTCAAGGTTTTGTATCTACCCAGAAAAATGAGCAGAATAATAACATGGGCATTGGCTGCAAAGAGATGGTCTCGCTTAGAGGAGATGATGACCGCAGGAACTTGGGGACCATGGCTCAATCCCATAACAATATTCTGGTTGACAATTCTTTCAAAATAAAGGCTGAGAATGTGATAGTGACTGAACACTTTGCTCAAGATGATATCATGGATGCACTTTTCAAACAG CAAGGAGGGGTCGGTGCCATCGACACAGAGTTTAACTTCAATGGATATTCCATGGATAACATTCCAGATTAG